One part of the Amphiura filiformis chromosome 5, Afil_fr2py, whole genome shotgun sequence genome encodes these proteins:
- the LOC140152273 gene encoding tRNA (32-2'-O)-methyltransferase regulator THADA-like, with protein MYVMFSILILRDRKQITENTPRKHPACIIDKLERILPESIQHVEEAIWKLITPEDDTCGLDLITLKTVSNLLEDSVIARKALEAHFTPFTSTLAITLTEGVRSIDVTDDNYTPSSSSSAMQVCQLGAKICLQMCRCMGDKLKDILWIEKTPSSQCCPDGDSCPPDVANVTQNFHRILQALLDMISNKRFSKECSLMAGGALAMVLNSATKKKEADSIALNMLQLHSKCEVWTPEMAINTPDNSTLNIGNISIKCKCPTGDAPTRKFSQLTLLRGLLTCSKNESILQDKALLLDVIFPMVCGMCYQLRDMQYHALQVLTYWLQTVKRELAFLHQSQDVSDASVGIKQEQRIFSPQSKVVEDILAIAWQSWQSPVDGVPELVKSIVALLLEAYEAENKLLEICESKLYKMITTRLQHSPWHVKGRYQLLCTVIPYCNSSELLVSYPALPSHLLECLGTNYLAVAATDVYRVWLQCLKANSKTIKRRKSDEDVIANSKTTEWERYWQQTLLTGLCSDNEVVRYHIINYWLPLTVKFLPESYVIMRTSLQSVCEGISNTRVLHAQIILLQQARMNRVNEQDWMVHEWEGMSAALWHCDEDVRSDAFSLVCITPKKSQMPSEIEVQLIQNFIPNNMNCDSASFRNKLHKSIRAVLTRMRDGSLACLRQLKKEEAKANAKDELRIGSLSEQLNMGVRFFKMFLDTAISSLFPGACYQRKKMSLDVISLLYETMLHGSGSQKVQGGNAGSSETLLEWARTHHQFDLLSERTAVLILTCVQDGSNDIRNVAFNLLMTFYPPILPSSISFPATCGNEILCSGLRLICHPKAHMADAGALLCKLTFMKSILQVNTNQPGVDETSNLGNHDNQPPTGIDVFIIKLLDILKYQFKCTQANFVSAAALTPMHGVILTIRRCLTEDPSILQLVSRKHPDKWSTIMEDILNTIHDIVFFILGVLSGRKTEEEEAAARNLAPSFGQMGEAIDGLIGALSHVQLDGVEKKEDTTAVSDEHQVVLSCCWLNLKESSVLLGALAESCPLCDEENKGGLLQLSHLQRIADIMIEILTKCRHKGAIEGCNQGFARLCARLLSSHNQKFASLPHSLLDRVLGILTTAESSFTKKSAGLPLVVESIVVAEPKGREKYLLQHAMQRLASIAKQPLPDNPDGNLDLPQTHAINVMMALFRCSAINTDMLAYVGDAVEFAITGFACPFWAIRNCCMQLFGTLVARIFGQKRVADEHSNLNSLSASEFVFRYPSLKEYLLTEMKQAMKVPEVMDEDGDDLVTNNREILLFPTMHPVLSVLAKLGLGVEQHTEKRTLEEFLDPITHLLSSPIYSIRELASRAILPLVPEGKSIERAVEVVLKLPRRPEDSSLTNQLHGYLLLVHTLIQTAINGKSMCVEKSKALLDAFSKVSWLASASNSCAIVRALFIKTCNKIMQWMLVARCEDACNLVLWLREEAQKYADNPPEYQIGIPALNQAMTHALLLISPSPSDQVSFIMSLLTSSHQDTRLAALEYPPTHPTNQELINQLYLKHWDLLTHSVLKENDIQCIHAGLSLYLYVTLNSSSATSIVQYDNVAEVWRYLSAMADGKRGSTLCAAALPVLSIIVRDHLMEGYIENGMLSEWGDWMLQYSDPVEMETTRLSVAKSLQICGVTALSVSCNSHIEDNIPAALCVFSAGLRLLQDEQSTIRREAAMFAAQLPREADCIQYPSVGCNQGIQILMSYLCKHCTWSIGCYTALTRLLKGPSTPSKVIWQQGDTRAIHLFEQESSNIYAEGVMEATVLFKNLVVMSEVIQAADPDILQDWFEDRCHKTVRNLQDTVTALDQVLIMEGDSYKATSQSKVFQVVYRQLLYIQLLQKVGTLTMMSEDSAYQKDLHTMDGLIHTLDKAVDVHPLLKDVLPERLSTRTEEDIATTETE; from the exons ATGTATGTTATGTTTAGTATATTGATATTGAGAGATCGTAAACAAATTACAGAGAATACCCCCAGAAAGCATCCAGCATGT ATCATAGACAAATTAGAGAGAATACTCCCAGAAAGTATCCAGCATGTGGAGGAGGCTATATGGAAACTCATAACTCCTGAAGACGACACATGTGGGTTAGACCTCATCACTCTAAAAACAG TTTCAAATTTACTTGAGGACAGTGTGATTGCAAGGAAAGCACTAGAAGCCCATTTCACTCCGTTCACATCAACTCTAGCAATAACATTAACAGAGGGCGTAAGATCCATTGATGTCACAGATGACAATTATACTCCTTCTTCCAGTTCATCTGCTATGCAAGTGTGTCAACTAGGGGCCAAAATATGCCTACAAATGTGCCGATGCATGGGGGACAAATTAAAGGATATCTTGTGGATAGAGAAGACCCCATCAAGTCAGTGTTGTCCTGATGGAGACAGTTGTCCACCAGATGTTGCTAATGTTACACAGAACTTTCACCGTATTCTTCAAGCTCTTCTGGATATGATAAGCAATAAG AGGTTTTCCAAAGAGTGTAGTCTGATGGCAGGTGGTGCATTAGCAATggtgttgaattcagcaaccaAGAAGAAGGAAGCAGACAGCATTGCATTAAACATGCTACAATTACACAGCAAATGTGAAGTGTGGACACCTGAGATGG CAATTAATACACCAGATAACTCAACATTAAACATAGGAAATATCAGCATTAAGTGCAAATGCCCTACAGGGGATGCACCTACAAGAAAATTCAGTCAACTGACGCTACTTCGAGGTCTTCTTACATGCAGCAAGAATGAGTCTATACTACAGGACAAG GCATTACTACTTGATGTCATATTTCCAATGGTGTGTGGTATGTGTTATCAACTGCGGGATATGCAATATCATGCACTGCAAG TACTCACATATTGGCTACAGACTGTTAAGAGAGAATTAGCATTTCTTCACCAATCCCAGGATGTGAGTGATGCATCAGTTGGTATAAAACAAGAGCAGCGTATCTTTAGTCCCCAGTCCAAGGTAGTGGAAGATATATTAGCCATTGCATGGCAGAGTTGGCAGAGTCCAGTGGATGGTGTGCCTGAATTAGTCAAGTCTATTGTAGCTTTGTTACTGGAGGCTTACGAGGCAGAGAATAAATTGCTAGAGATCTGTGAATCAAAA TTATACAAAATGATCACCACTAGACTCCAGCACAGTCCTTGGCATGTCAAAGGTCGCTATCAACTGCTCTGCACAGTCATCCCATACTGCAACTCTTCTGAATTACTAGTCTCTTACCCAGCCTTGCCTTCCCATCTACTGGAATGTCTAGGGACCAACTATCTTGCAGTGGCTGCCACTGATGTCTATAGAGTGTGGTTACAATGTTTAAAAGCCAATAGTAAGACGATAAAAAGGAGAAAATCTGATGAGGACGTAATAGCAAATAGTAAGACGACGGAATGGGAGAGATACTGGCAGCAAACACTATTGACAGGACTGTGCAGTGACAATGA agtggTCCGATATCACATCATCAATTATTGGCTTCCTCTGACGGTGAAATTCCTCCCTGAATCTTATGTGATAATGAGGACATCACTGCAATCAGTATGTGAGGGAATCAGCAACACTAGAGTCCTCCATGCTCAGATTATACTACTACAACAAGCCAGGATGAATCGGGTTAATGAGCAGGACTGGATg GTCCATGAGTGGGAAGGAATGAGTGCAGCTTTGTGGCACTGTGATGAAGACGTCCGCTCTGATGCATTCAGTCTTGTCTGTATCACCCCAAAGAAATCCCAGATGCCATCAGAAATCGAGGTACAACTCATACAGAACTTCATTCCCAATAACATGAATTGTGACAGTGCTTCATTTCGCAATAAGCTCCATAAATCCATCAGAGCAGTGCTGACAAGAATGCGTGATGGTAGTCTTGCATGCTTGAGACAATTGAAGAAAGAAGAAGCAAAAGCAAATGCCAAAGATGAATTGAGAATTGGATCGCTTAGTGAACAGCTCAATATGGGTGTCCGGTTCTTCAAGATGTTTCTAGATACGGCTATATCTAGTTTGTTTCCTGGTGCTtgttatcaaagaaagaaaatgtcTCTTGATGTGATAAGCTTACTATATGAGACAATGTTGCATGGATCCGGGTCTCAGAAGGTGCAAGGTGGAAACGCTG GATCTTCAGAGACACTTCTGGAATGGGCAAGAACTCACCATCAATTTGACCTGTTATCTGAAAG AACTGCAGTTTTGATACTGACGTGTGTTCAAGATGGCTCCAATGACATCAGGAATGTGGCCTTTAACCTCTTGATGACCTTCTACCCACCGATTCTCCCATCATCCATTTCATTTCCTGCGACATGTGGTAATGAGATCTTATGTAGTGGACTTCGGCTGATTTGTCATCCCAAAGCACATATGGCTGATGCAGGAGCTTTGCTGTGTAAACTCACTTTCATGAA GAGTATTTTGCAAGTCAATACTAATCAACCTGGTGTTGATGAGACCAGCAATCTTGGTAACCATGACAACCAGCCTCCTACAGGAATAGATGTTTTCATCATCAAGTTGCTGGATATTCTCAAGTATCAATTTAAGTGCACTCAGGCCAATTTTGTCAGTGCTGCTGCTCTTACTCCTATGCATG GTGTTATTTTAACCATAAGAAGATGTCTGACAGAAGACCCCAGCATCCTACAGCTTGTGTCAAGAAAACATCCTGACAAATGGTCTACCATCATGGAGGACATCCTCAACACTATACATGACATAGTGTTCTTCATCTTAGGTGTACTGTCTGGAAGAAAAACTGAGGAAGAAGAAGCAGCAGCAAGGAATTTGGCACCCTCATTTGGTCAGATGGGGGAGGCCATTGATGGGTTGATTGGTGCATTGTCTCATGTTCAATTAGATGGGGTGGAGAAGAAAGAAGACACAACAGCTGTGTCAGATGAACATCAAGTTGTCCTGTCTTGTTGTTGGCTTAATTTAAAG GAAAGTAGTGTACTACTTGGAGCTTTGGCAGAATCCTGCCCATTGTGTGATGAGGAAAACAAAGGAGGACTACTGCAATTATCTCATCTACAAAGAATAGCTGACATCATGATTGAAATACTCACCAAATGCAGACACAAG GGAGCCATTGAAGGATGTAACCAGGGTTTTGCCAGACTATGTGCTAGACTCCTCTCTAGTCATAATCAGAAGTTTGCTAGTCTTCCTCACAGTTTACTAGATAGAGTTCTTGGAATACTAACCACTGCAGAATCTTCCTTCACTAAGAAAAGTGCTGGATTACCGCTTGTGGTAGAGTCTATTGTTGTGGCAGAGCCAAAGGGAAGAGAG AAATATCTTCTACAACATGCTATGCAAAGACTTGCATCAATAGCCAAGCAACCGCTACCAGATAACCCAGATGGCAACCTGGATCTACCACAGACTCATGCTATCAATGTGATGATGGCACTCTTCCGTTGTTCTGCTATTAACACTGATATGCTTGCATATGTAGGGGATGCTGTAGAGTTTGCTATCACTGGATTTGCATGTCCTTTCTGGGCAATAAGGAATTGCTGTATGCAGTTGTTTG GAACATTGGTTGCCAGGATTTTTGGCCAGAAGCGAGTAGCAGACGAACACTCAAATCTTAACTCTCTATCGGCTTCAGAGTTTGTGTTTCGCTATCCATCACTGAAGGAATACCTACTGACAGAAATGAAACAAGCTATGAAGGTACCAGAGGTGATGGATGAGGACGGTGATGACTTAGTAACAAACAACAGAGAGATACTACTATTTCCAACCATGCATCCAGTACTCAGTGTGCTTGCCAAATTGGGTTTGGGTGTAGAACAACATACAGAAAAAAG GACATTAGAGGAGTTCCTAGACCCAATCACGCATCTACTTTCGAGTCCAATCTACTCCATCCGTGAGCTTGCCTCTCGGGCCATCTTGCCTCTTGTACCTGAAGGTAAATCCATAGAGAGGGCAGTAGAGGTTGTATTGAAATTGCCACGGAGACCAGAAGACTCATCATTAACCAATCAACTCCATGGATACCTCCTGTTGGTTCATACTCTCATTCAAACTGCCATAAATGGGAAGAG TATGTGTGTGGAGAAGAGCAAGGCCCTACTTGATGCGTTCAGCAAAGTGTCATGGCTTGCTTCCGCAAGCAATTCATGCGCTAttgtgagggcgcttttcatcaagaCCTGCAACAAGATAATGCAATGGATGCTAGTAGCTAGATGTGAGGATGCATGTAATCTTGTCTTATGGTTGAGAGAGGAAGCACAGAAGTATGCAGACAACCCTCCAGAATATCAA ATTGGTATTCCAGCTCTAAACCAGGCCATGACACATGCTTTATTACTaatatctccatctccatctgaCCAAGTATCATTTATAATGAGTCTCCTAACTTCCTCCCACCAAGACACACGACTAGCTGCTCTAGAATACCCACCTACACATCCAACGAATCAAGAGTTAATCAATCAACTCTACCTCAAACATTGGGACCTTCTTACTCACTCTGTGCTGAAGGAGAATGACATTCAATGCATCCATGCTGGGTTAAGCTTATACTTGTATGTAACCCTTAACAGCAGTAGTGCAACATCAATAGTGCAATATGATAATGTAGCAGAAGTATGGAGATATCTAAGTGCAATGGCTGATGGGAAGAGAGGCAGTACTTTGTGTGCAGCGGCGTTACCAGTACTCAGTATTATTGTGAGGGATCACTTGATGGAAGGATACATAGAGAATGG CATGCTAAGTGAATGGGGTGATTGGATGTTACAATACAGTGATCCTGTCGAGATGGAAACGACTCGCTTGTCTGTAGCCAAGAGTTTGCAGATTTGTGGTGTAACAGCTCTCAGTGTATCTTGTAATTCACACATTGAGGACAACATACCAGCTGCTTTGTG TGTCTTCAGTGCTGGTCTGCGATTACTTCAAGATGAACAGAGCACCATACGCAGAGAAGCTGCAATGTTTGCTGCTCAACTTCCAAGAGAAGCTGACTGCATCCAGTATCCTTCAGTTGGGTGTAACCAAGGAATACAG ATTTTGATGAGCTATTTATGCAAGCATTGTACGTGGTCAATTGGATGCTACACTGCATTGACAAGACTGCTGAAAGGTCCAAGTACACCATCTAAAGTGATCTGGCAACAGGGAGATACAAG GGCCATCCACCTGTTTGAGCAAGAAAGCAGCAATATTTATGCAGAAGGTGTCATGGAGGCAACGGTTCTCTTCAAAAATCTTGTG GTgatgtcagaggtcatccaagcaGCTGACCCAGATATCCTACAAGATTGGTTTGAGGACAGATGTCATAAAACTGTCAGAAATCTTCAAGATACTGTCACTGCTTTGGATCAGGTCCTTATCATGG AGGGTGATAGCTACAAAGCAACAAGCCAAAGTAAAGTATTTCAAGTAGTATACAGACAATTACTATATATCCAGTTACTACAGAAGGTAGGCACACTCACCATGATGTCAGAGGACAGTGCATATCAGAAGGATCTCCATACAATGGATGGCTTGATACACACACTGGACAAA GCTGTTGATGTTCACCCTCTTCTGAAAGATGTCCTACCTGAAAGGCTTAGCACTCGGACTGAAGAAGACATTGCCACTACAGAGACTGAATAA